One stretch of Macaca nemestrina isolate mMacNem1 chromosome 17, mMacNem.hap1, whole genome shotgun sequence DNA includes these proteins:
- the LOC105483032 gene encoding pre-rRNA 2'-O-ribose RNA methyltransferase FTSJ3 has protein sequence MGKKGKVGKSRRDKFYHLAKETGYRSRSAFKLIQLNRRFQFLQKARALLDLCAAPGGWLQVAAKFMPVSSLIVGVDLVPIKPLPNVVTLQEDITTERCRQALRKELKTWKVDVVLNDGAPNVGASWVHDAYSQAHLTLMALRLACDFLARGGCFITKVFRSRDYQPLLWIFQQLFRRVQATKPQASRHESAEIFVVCQGFLAPDKVDSKFFDPKFAFKEVEVQAKTVTELVTKKKPKAEGYAEGDLTLYHRTSVTDFLRAANPVDFLSKASEIMVDDEELAQHPATTEDIRVCCQDIRVLGRKELRLLLNWRTKLRRYVAKKLKEQAKALDISLSSGEEDEGDEEDSTAGITKQPSKEEEEEEQLNQTLAEMKAQEVAELKRKKKKLLREQRKQRERVELKMDLPGISIADEGETGMFSLRTIRGHQLLEEVTQGDMSAADTFLSDLPRDDIYVSDVEDDGDDTSADSDLDPEELAGVRGHQDLRDQKRVRFTEVEDDKEEEEEEEEENPLLVPLEEKAILQEEQANLWFSKGSFVGIEDDADEALEISQAQLLFESRRKGQQQQPQQLPQTLPSCLKTEIMSPLCRDEAPKGTEASSGTEAATGPEGEEEDGISDSDSSSSSEDEESREPLRGKKRSRGPKSDDNGFEIVPIEDPAKHRILDPEGLALGAVIASSKKAKRDLIDNSFNRYTFNEDEGELPEWFVQEEKQHRIRQLPIGKKEVEHYRKRWREINARPIKKVAEAKARKKRRMLKRLEQTRKKAEAVVNTVDISEREKVAQLRSLYKKAGFGKEKHHVTYVVAKKGVGRKVRRPAGVRGHFKVVDSRMKKDQRAQQRKEQKKKHKRK, from the exons ATGGGCAAGAAGGGCAAAGTTGGCAAGAGCCGACGGGACAAGTTTTATCACTTGGCGAAGGAGACGG GTTACCGTTCCCGATCTGCTTTCAAGCTGATCCAGCTCAATCGCCGCTTTCAGTTCCTGCAGAAAGCCCGAGCCTTGCTGGACCTGTGTGCTGCGCCAGGGGGATG GCTGCAGGTAGCTGCCAAGTTTATGCCTGTATCCAGCCTTATTGTGG GAGTGGACCTGGTTCCAATCAAGCCTCTCCCCAATGTGGTGACTCTCCAGGAGGACATCACAACAGAACGTTGTAGGCAG gcCCTGAGGAAGGAGCTGAAGACCTGGAAGGTTGATGTTGTGCTCAATGATGGGGCCCCCAATGTGGGGGCTAGCTGGGTCCATGATGCTTACTCACAAG CCCATTTGACACTGATGGCTCTGCGTTTGGCTTGTGACTTTTTGGCCCGGGGTGGCTGCTTCATCACAAAGGTTTTCCGTTCTCGTGACTATCAGCCTCTGCTATGGATCTTTCAGCAGCTGTTCCGCCGTGTCCAGGCCACCAAGCCCCAAGCCTCTCGCCACGAATCTGCAGAGATCTTTGTAGTCTGCCAAG GATTCCTGGCCCCTGACAAGGTTGACAGTAAATTCTTCGACCCCAAATTTGCCTTCAAGGAGGTTGAAGTTCAGGCTAAGACTGTTACTGAATTGGTGACTAAGAAGAAGCCAAAG GCTGAAGGCTATGCTGAGGGCGACCTCACTCTTTATCACCGTACCTCAGTCACTGACTTCCTCCGAGCTGCCAACCCTGTCGACTTCCTGTCTAAGGCCAGCGAA ATCATGGTAGATGATGAAGAGTTGGCACAGCATCCAGCTACCACTGAAGACATACGGGTGTGCTGTCAGGACATCAGAGTATTGGGGCGCAAGGAGCTCAG GTTGCTACTAAACTGGAGAACAAAACTTCGGCGATATGTGGCCAAGAAGCTGAAAGAACAAGCAAAGGCACTGGACATCAG CCTTAGCTCTGGAGAGGAAGATGAAGGTGATGAGGAGGACTCAACAGCTGGGATCACAAAGCAGCCCtctaaggaggaggaggaggaggaacaacTGAACCAGACCCTGGCAGAAATGAAGGCCCAGGAGGTGGCGGAATTGAAGAG gaagaaaaagaagctgCTGCGTGAGCAGAGAAAGCAGCGGGAGCGTGTGGAGCTGAAGATGGATCTGCCTGGGATTTCCATTGCAGACGAGGGGGAGACTGGCATGTTCTCCTTGCGCACCATCCGGGGTCACCAG TTATTAGAGGAAGTAACACAAGGGGATATGAGTGCAGCAGACACATTTCTGTCCGATCTGCCGAGGGATGACATCTATGTGTCAGATGTTGAGGACGACGGTGATGACACATCTGCAGATAGTGACCTGGATCCAGAGGAGCTGGCAGGAGTCAGGGGACATCAGGATCTAAGGGACCAAAAGCG TGTGCGATTTACTGAAGTAGAAGATgataaagaggaggaggaggaggaggaggaggagaatccACTGCTGGTACCACTGGAGGAAAAGGCAATACTGCAGGAAGAACAAGCCAACTTGTGGTTCTCAAAG GGCAGCTTTGTTGGGATTGAGGATGATGCAGATGAGGCCCTCGAGATCAGTCAGGCCCAGCTATTGTTTGAGAGCCGGCGCAAgggacagcagcagcagccacagcagctGCCACAGACACTGCCTTCCTGTTTGAAGACTGAGATAATGTCTCCCCTGTGTCGAGATGAAGCCCCTAAGGGAACAGAGGCTTCTTCGGGGACAGAAGCTGCCACTGGTCctgaaggggaagaagaggatGGCATCTCAGACAGTGATAGCAGTAgtagcagtgaggatgaagaGAG CCGGGAACCCCTCCGTGGTAAGAAGCGAAGTCGTGGGCCTAAGTCAGATGATAACGGGTTTGAGATAGTGCCTATCGAGGACCCAG CAAAACATCGGATACTGGACCCTGAAGGCCTTGCTCTGGGTGCTGTTATTGCCTCTTCCAAAAAGGCCAAGAGAGATCTCATAGATAATTCCTTCAACCG GTACACATTTAATGAGGATGAGGGGGAGCTTCCAGAGTGGTTCGTGCAAGAGGAAAAGCAGCACCGAATACGACAGTTGCCTATTGGTAAGAAGGAGGTGGAGCATTACCGGAAACGCTGGCGGGAAATCAATGCCCGTCCCATCAAGAAGGTGGCTGAGGCTAAGgctagaaagaaaaggagg ATGCTGAAGAGGCTGGAGCAGACCAGGAAGAAGGCAGAAGCCGTGGTGAACACAGTGGACATCTCAGAACGAGAGAAAGTGGCACAGCTGAGAAG TCTCTACAAGAAGGCTGGGTTTGGCAAGGAGAAACACCATGTCACCTATGTTGTAGCCAAAAAAGGTGTGGGCCGCAAAGTGCGCCGGCCAGCTGGAGTCAGAGGTCATTTCAAGGTGGTGGACTCAAGGATGAAGAAGGACCAAAGAGCACAGCAACgtaaggaacaaaagaaaaaacacaaacgGAAGTAA
- the LOC105483033 gene encoding 26S proteasome regulatory subunit 8 isoform X3: MELEEGKAGSGLRQYYLSKIEELQLIVNDKSQNLRRLQAQRNELNAKVRLLREELQLLQEQGSYVGEVVRAMDKKKVLVKVHPEGKFVVDVDKNIDINDVTPNCRVALRNDSYTLHKILPNKVDPLVSLMMVEKVPDSTYEMIGGLDKQIKEIKEVIELPVKHPELFEALGIAQPKGVLLYGPPGTGKTLLARAVAHHTDCTFIRVSGSELVQKFIGEGARMVRELFVMAREHAPSIIFMDEIDSIGSSRLEGGSGGDSEVQRTMLELLNQLDGFEATKNIKVIMATNRIDILDSALLRPGRIDRKIEFPPPNEEARLDILKIHSRKMNLTRGINLRKIAELMPGASGAEVKGVCTEAGMYALRERRVHVTQEDFEMAVAKVMQKDSEKNMSIKKLWK; encoded by the exons atggaactggaggaggGGAAGGCAGGCAGCGGACTCCGCCAATATTATCTGTCCAAGATTGAAGAACTCCAG CTGATTGTGAATGATAAGAGCCAAAACCTCCGGAGGCTGCAGGCACAGAGGAATGAACTAAATGCTAAAG TTCGCCTATTGCGGGAGGAGCTACAGCTGCTGCAGGAACAGGGCTCCTATGTGGGGGAAGTAGTCCGGGCCATGGATAAGAAGAAAGTGTTGGTCAAG GTACATCCTGAAGGCAAATTTGTTGTAGACGTGGACAAAAACATTGACATCAATGAC GTGACACCCAATTGCCGGGTGGCTCTAAGGAATGACAGCTACACTCTGCACAAGATCCTGCCCAACAAGGTAGACCCATTAGTGTCACTGATGATGGTAGAGAAAGTACCAGATTCGACTTATGAGATGATTGGTGGACTGGACAAACAGATCAAGGAGATCAAAGAAGTGATCGAGCTGCCTGTTAAGCATCCTGAGCTCTTCGAAGCACTGGGCATTGCTCAGCCCAAG GGAGTACTGCTGTATGGACCTCCAGGCACTGGGAAGACGCTGTTGGCCCGGGCTGTGGCTCATCATACGGACTGTACCTTTATTCGTGTCTCTGGCTCTGAATTGGTACAGAAATTCATAGGGGAAG GGGCAAGAATGGTGAGGGAGTTGTTTGTCATGGCACGAGAACACGCTCCATCTATCATCTTCATGGACGAAATCGACTCCATCGGCTCCTCGCGGCTGGAGGGGGGTTCTGGGGGGGACAGTGAAGTGCAGCGCACAATGCTGGAGTTGCTCAACCAGCTGGATGGCTTTGAGGCCACCAAGAACATCAAG GTTATCATGGCTACTAATAGGATTGATATCCTGGACTCGGCGCTGCTTCGCCCAGGGCGTATTGACAGAAAAATTGAATTCCCACCCCCCAACGAGGAG GCCCGGCTGGACATTTTGAAGATTCATTCTCGGAAGATGAACCTGACCCGCGGGATCAACCTGAGAAAAATTGCTGAGCTCATGCCAGGAGCATCAGGGGCTGAAGTGAAG GGCGTGTGCACAGAAGCCGGCATGTATGCCCTTCGAGAACGGCGAGTCCATGTCACTCAGGAGGACTTTGAGATGGCAGTAGCCAAG GTCATGCAGAAGGACAGTGAGAAAAACATGTCCATCAAGAAATTATGGAAGTGA
- the LOC105483033 gene encoding 26S proteasome regulatory subunit 8 isoform X1 produces MPAVSAEERRWRLTGQSRLTLCLQMELEEGKAGSGLRQYYLSKIEELQLIVNDKSQNLRRLQAQRNELNAKVRLLREELQLLQEQGSYVGEVVRAMDKKKVLVKVHPEGKFVVDVDKNIDINDVTPNCRVALRNDSYTLHKILPNKVDPLVSLMMVEKVPDSTYEMIGGLDKQIKEIKEVIELPVKHPELFEALGIAQPKGVLLYGPPGTGKTLLARAVAHHTDCTFIRVSGSELVQKFIGEGARMVRELFVMAREHAPSIIFMDEIDSIGSSRLEGGSGGDSEVQRTMLELLNQLDGFEATKNIKVIMATNRIDILDSALLRPGRIDRKIEFPPPNEEARLDILKIHSRKMNLTRGINLRKIAELMPGASGAEVKGVCTEAGMYALRERRVHVTQEDFEMAVAKVMQKDSEKNMSIKKLWK; encoded by the exons ATGCCGGCGGTCTCTGCTGAAGAGAGAAGATGGCGCTTGACGGGCCAGAGCAG ACTCACTCTGTGTCttcagatggaactggaggaggGGAAGGCAGGCAGCGGACTCCGCCAATATTATCTGTCCAAGATTGAAGAACTCCAG CTGATTGTGAATGATAAGAGCCAAAACCTCCGGAGGCTGCAGGCACAGAGGAATGAACTAAATGCTAAAG TTCGCCTATTGCGGGAGGAGCTACAGCTGCTGCAGGAACAGGGCTCCTATGTGGGGGAAGTAGTCCGGGCCATGGATAAGAAGAAAGTGTTGGTCAAG GTACATCCTGAAGGCAAATTTGTTGTAGACGTGGACAAAAACATTGACATCAATGAC GTGACACCCAATTGCCGGGTGGCTCTAAGGAATGACAGCTACACTCTGCACAAGATCCTGCCCAACAAGGTAGACCCATTAGTGTCACTGATGATGGTAGAGAAAGTACCAGATTCGACTTATGAGATGATTGGTGGACTGGACAAACAGATCAAGGAGATCAAAGAAGTGATCGAGCTGCCTGTTAAGCATCCTGAGCTCTTCGAAGCACTGGGCATTGCTCAGCCCAAG GGAGTACTGCTGTATGGACCTCCAGGCACTGGGAAGACGCTGTTGGCCCGGGCTGTGGCTCATCATACGGACTGTACCTTTATTCGTGTCTCTGGCTCTGAATTGGTACAGAAATTCATAGGGGAAG GGGCAAGAATGGTGAGGGAGTTGTTTGTCATGGCACGAGAACACGCTCCATCTATCATCTTCATGGACGAAATCGACTCCATCGGCTCCTCGCGGCTGGAGGGGGGTTCTGGGGGGGACAGTGAAGTGCAGCGCACAATGCTGGAGTTGCTCAACCAGCTGGATGGCTTTGAGGCCACCAAGAACATCAAG GTTATCATGGCTACTAATAGGATTGATATCCTGGACTCGGCGCTGCTTCGCCCAGGGCGTATTGACAGAAAAATTGAATTCCCACCCCCCAACGAGGAG GCCCGGCTGGACATTTTGAAGATTCATTCTCGGAAGATGAACCTGACCCGCGGGATCAACCTGAGAAAAATTGCTGAGCTCATGCCAGGAGCATCAGGGGCTGAAGTGAAG GGCGTGTGCACAGAAGCCGGCATGTATGCCCTTCGAGAACGGCGAGTCCATGTCACTCAGGAGGACTTTGAGATGGCAGTAGCCAAG GTCATGCAGAAGGACAGTGAGAAAAACATGTCCATCAAGAAATTATGGAAGTGA
- the LOC105483033 gene encoding 26S proteasome regulatory subunit 8 isoform X2, whose amino-acid sequence MALDGPEQMELEEGKAGSGLRQYYLSKIEELQLIVNDKSQNLRRLQAQRNELNAKVRLLREELQLLQEQGSYVGEVVRAMDKKKVLVKVHPEGKFVVDVDKNIDINDVTPNCRVALRNDSYTLHKILPNKVDPLVSLMMVEKVPDSTYEMIGGLDKQIKEIKEVIELPVKHPELFEALGIAQPKGVLLYGPPGTGKTLLARAVAHHTDCTFIRVSGSELVQKFIGEGARMVRELFVMAREHAPSIIFMDEIDSIGSSRLEGGSGGDSEVQRTMLELLNQLDGFEATKNIKVIMATNRIDILDSALLRPGRIDRKIEFPPPNEEARLDILKIHSRKMNLTRGINLRKIAELMPGASGAEVKGVCTEAGMYALRERRVHVTQEDFEMAVAKVMQKDSEKNMSIKKLWK is encoded by the exons ATGGCGCTTGACGGGCCAGAGCAG atggaactggaggaggGGAAGGCAGGCAGCGGACTCCGCCAATATTATCTGTCCAAGATTGAAGAACTCCAG CTGATTGTGAATGATAAGAGCCAAAACCTCCGGAGGCTGCAGGCACAGAGGAATGAACTAAATGCTAAAG TTCGCCTATTGCGGGAGGAGCTACAGCTGCTGCAGGAACAGGGCTCCTATGTGGGGGAAGTAGTCCGGGCCATGGATAAGAAGAAAGTGTTGGTCAAG GTACATCCTGAAGGCAAATTTGTTGTAGACGTGGACAAAAACATTGACATCAATGAC GTGACACCCAATTGCCGGGTGGCTCTAAGGAATGACAGCTACACTCTGCACAAGATCCTGCCCAACAAGGTAGACCCATTAGTGTCACTGATGATGGTAGAGAAAGTACCAGATTCGACTTATGAGATGATTGGTGGACTGGACAAACAGATCAAGGAGATCAAAGAAGTGATCGAGCTGCCTGTTAAGCATCCTGAGCTCTTCGAAGCACTGGGCATTGCTCAGCCCAAG GGAGTACTGCTGTATGGACCTCCAGGCACTGGGAAGACGCTGTTGGCCCGGGCTGTGGCTCATCATACGGACTGTACCTTTATTCGTGTCTCTGGCTCTGAATTGGTACAGAAATTCATAGGGGAAG GGGCAAGAATGGTGAGGGAGTTGTTTGTCATGGCACGAGAACACGCTCCATCTATCATCTTCATGGACGAAATCGACTCCATCGGCTCCTCGCGGCTGGAGGGGGGTTCTGGGGGGGACAGTGAAGTGCAGCGCACAATGCTGGAGTTGCTCAACCAGCTGGATGGCTTTGAGGCCACCAAGAACATCAAG GTTATCATGGCTACTAATAGGATTGATATCCTGGACTCGGCGCTGCTTCGCCCAGGGCGTATTGACAGAAAAATTGAATTCCCACCCCCCAACGAGGAG GCCCGGCTGGACATTTTGAAGATTCATTCTCGGAAGATGAACCTGACCCGCGGGATCAACCTGAGAAAAATTGCTGAGCTCATGCCAGGAGCATCAGGGGCTGAAGTGAAG GGCGTGTGCACAGAAGCCGGCATGTATGCCCTTCGAGAACGGCGAGTCCATGTCACTCAGGAGGACTTTGAGATGGCAGTAGCCAAG GTCATGCAGAAGGACAGTGAGAAAAACATGTCCATCAAGAAATTATGGAAGTGA
- the LOC105483031 gene encoding SWI/SNF-related matrix-associated actin-dependent regulator of chromatin subfamily D member 2 isoform X2 — protein MGRGVGVEVTPRWAPQKCRGARLQRPGMSPGNRMPMAGLQVGPPAGSPFGAAAPLRPGMPPTMMDPFRKRLLVPQAQPPMPAQRRGLKRRKMADKVLPQRIRELVPESQAYMDLLAFERKLDQTIARKRMEIQEAIKKPLTQKRKLRIYISNTFSPSKAEGDSAGTAGTPGGTPAGDKVASWELRVEGKLLDDPSKQKRKFSSFFKSLVIELDKELYGPDNHLVEWHRMPTTQETDGFQVKRPGDLNVKCTLLLMLDHQPPQYKLDPRLARLLGVHTQTRAAIMQALWLYIKHNQLQDGHEREYINCNRYFRQIFSCGRLRFSEIPMKLAGLLQHPDPIVINHVISVDPNDQKKTACYDIDVEVDDPLKAQMSNFLASTTNQQEIASLDVKIHETIESINQLKTQRDFMLSFSTDPQDFIQEWLRSQRRDLKIITDVIGNPEEERRAAFYHQPWAQEAVGRHIFAKVQQRRQELEQVLGIRLT, from the exons CGACCTGGCATGTCACCAGGGAACCGGATGCCCATGGCCGGCTTGCAGGTGGGACCCCCTGCTGGCTCCCCATTTGGTGCAGCAGCTCCGCTTCGACCTGGCATGCCACCCACCATGATGGATCCATTCCGAAAACGCCTGCTTGTGCCCCAGGCGCAGCCTCCCATGCCTGCCCAGCGCCGGGG GTTAAAGAGGAGGAAGATGGCAGATAAAGTTCTACCTCAGCGA ATCCGGGAGCTTGTCCCAGAGTCTCAGGCATACATGGATCTCTTGGCTTTTGAGCGGAAGCTGGACCAGACCATTGCTCGCAAGCGGATGGAGATCCAGGAGGCCATTAAAAAGCCTCTGACA CAAAAGCGAAAGCTTCGGATCTACATTTCCAATACGTTCAGTCCCAGCAAGGCAGAAGGCGATAGTGCAGGAACTGCAGGGACCCCTGGGGGAACCCCAGCAGGGGACAAGGTGGCTTCCTGGGAACTCCGAGTGGAAGGAAAACTGCTGGATGAT CCTAGCAAACAGAAGAGGaagttttcttcattctttaagaGCCTCGTCATTGAGCTGGACAAGGAGCTGTATGGGCCTGACAATCACCTGGTGGAG TGGCACCGGATGCCCACCACCCAGGAGACAGATGGCTTCCAGGTAAAACGGCCTGGAGACCTCAACGTCAAGTGCACCCTCCTGCTCATGCTGGATCATCAG CCTCCCCAGTACAAATTGGACCCCCGATTGGCAAGGCTGCTGGGAGTGCACACACAGACGAGGGCCGCCATCATGCAGGCCCTGTGGCTTTACATCAAGCACAACCAGCTGCAGGATGGGCACGAACGGGAATACATCAACTGCAACCGTTACTTCCGCCAG ATCTTCAGTTGTGGCCGACTCCGTTTCTCCGAGATTCCCATGAAGCTGGCGGGGTTGCTGCAGCATCCGGACCCCATTGTCATCAACCATGTCATTAG TGTGGACCCTAACGACCAGAAGAAGACAGCCTGTTATGACATTGATGTGGAGGTGGACGACCCACTGAAGGCCCAGATGAGCAATTTTCTGGCCTCTACCACCAATCAGCAGGAGATCGCTTCCCTTGATGTCAAG ATTCATGAGACCATCGAGTCCATCAACCAGCTGAAGACCCAGAGAGATTTCATGCTCAGTTTTAGCACTGACCCCCAGGACTTCATCCAGGAATGGCTCCGTTCCCAGCGCCGAGACCTCAAG ATCATCACTGATGTGATTGGAAATCCTGAGGAGGAGAGACGAGCTGCTTTCTACCACCAGCCCTGGGCCCAGGAAGCAGTAGGCAGGCACATCTTTGCCAAG GTGCAGCAGCGAAGGCAGGAACTGGAACAGGTGCTGGGAATTCGCCTGACCTAA